One window of the Anaeromyxobacter dehalogenans 2CP-C genome contains the following:
- a CDS encoding LysR family transcriptional regulator, which yields MLSLAAIQLFAATVEAGSFAAAARRLRVTPSAVSRRVAQLERALGAPLLARTTRALSLTDDGRAFHDRCLRILEELREAQDAIARSAGRPSGLLRVDAPVGLGRALLAPTLPRLLDRHPDLRIALTLRNAFIDPVAEGIDVTVRMGRLSDSTLIARRLGERRILVCAAPAYLRRHGSPRTPHELARHACLGYLRDGRPDPYRFVAGEGTHDVEVDGPFHSDDAEALREAAVAGKGIVALFDFVVADALASGKLVQVLEDHPLAPFPVHALYAPNRHLLPKVRVLLDHLSEVLEGRRPRAGRRPAAG from the coding sequence ATGCTCTCGCTCGCCGCGATCCAGCTCTTCGCCGCCACCGTGGAGGCGGGCAGCTTCGCCGCGGCCGCCCGCCGCCTGCGCGTCACGCCGTCGGCGGTGAGCCGCCGCGTGGCGCAGCTGGAGCGTGCGTTGGGTGCGCCGCTGCTCGCGCGCACCACCCGCGCGCTCTCGCTCACCGACGACGGGCGCGCCTTCCACGACCGCTGCCTGCGGATCCTGGAGGAGCTGCGCGAGGCGCAGGACGCCATCGCGCGGAGCGCCGGCCGGCCGTCGGGGCTGCTCCGCGTGGACGCGCCGGTGGGGCTCGGTCGCGCGCTCCTCGCGCCGACCCTGCCGCGGCTGCTGGACCGGCACCCCGACCTGCGCATCGCGCTCACGCTCCGGAATGCGTTCATCGATCCGGTGGCGGAGGGGATCGACGTGACGGTGCGCATGGGGCGGCTGTCCGACTCGACGCTGATCGCCCGGCGGCTGGGCGAGCGCCGGATCCTGGTGTGCGCCGCGCCCGCGTACCTGCGCCGCCACGGCTCGCCGCGCACGCCGCACGAGCTCGCCCGCCACGCCTGCCTGGGCTACCTGCGCGACGGGCGGCCGGATCCGTACCGCTTCGTGGCCGGGGAGGGGACGCACGACGTGGAGGTGGACGGGCCGTTCCACTCCGACGACGCCGAGGCGCTGCGCGAGGCGGCCGTCGCCGGGAAGGGCATCGTCGCGCTGTTCGACTTCGTGGTGGCGGACGCGCTCGCGAGCGGCAAGCTGGTGCAGGTGCTGGAGGACCACCCGCTCGCGCCGTTCCCGGTGCACGCGCTGTACGCGCCGAACCGCCACCTGCTGCCGAAGGTCCGCGTGCTCCTCGATCACCTCTCCGAGGTGCTCGAAGGCAGGCGGCCGCGCGCCGGCCGGCGCCCGGCCGCGGGCTGA
- a CDS encoding DNA-3-methyladenine glycosylase family protein has product MQVPEPFDLVLTVRSHGWYDLPPWRWDEARRVLGRPLRLSSARVAYTEVAEGEPGRLAFRAFAQGRLGAAEAREARALLGACLALDEDLGPFQSLAAELERRRAAGKGRDLPDLRWALARGAGRLLRSPTVYEDAVKTLCTTNCSWALTRSMVTRLCEALGEPGPLGTRTFPTPEAMAARTERFYRDEIRAGYRASYLLALARGAADGTLDLEGLRRSPLDTDALGRRISELKGFGPYATEHLLRLLGRHDHLALDSWTRPKLARLRGKRRPPADRTLRRWFAPYGRWAGLAMWLEVTADWHGDAPGWP; this is encoded by the coding sequence ATGCAAGTGCCCGAGCCGTTCGACCTCGTCCTCACCGTCCGGAGCCACGGCTGGTACGACCTGCCGCCGTGGCGCTGGGACGAGGCGCGCCGCGTGCTCGGGCGCCCCCTGCGGCTGTCCAGCGCACGCGTCGCGTACACCGAGGTGGCCGAGGGGGAGCCCGGCCGGCTGGCGTTCCGCGCGTTCGCGCAGGGAAGGCTCGGCGCCGCCGAGGCGCGCGAGGCGCGCGCGCTGCTCGGCGCCTGCCTCGCGCTCGACGAGGACCTCGGGCCCTTCCAGTCGCTCGCGGCGGAGCTCGAGCGCCGGCGCGCCGCCGGGAAGGGCCGGGACCTGCCCGACCTCCGCTGGGCGCTCGCGCGCGGCGCGGGCCGGCTGCTCCGGTCACCGACCGTGTACGAGGACGCGGTGAAGACGCTGTGCACGACGAACTGCTCGTGGGCGCTCACCCGCTCCATGGTGACGCGGCTCTGCGAGGCGCTCGGCGAGCCCGGGCCGCTCGGCACCCGCACGTTCCCCACGCCCGAGGCGATGGCCGCGCGCACCGAGCGCTTCTACCGGGACGAGATCCGCGCCGGCTACCGCGCGTCGTACCTGCTGGCCCTCGCCCGCGGCGCGGCGGACGGGACGCTCGACCTCGAGGGCCTGCGGCGCTCCCCGCTCGACACCGACGCGCTCGGCCGCCGGATCTCGGAGCTGAAGGGGTTCGGCCCGTACGCGACCGAGCACCTGCTCCGCCTGCTCGGCCGCCACGACCACCTCGCGCTCGACTCGTGGACGCGCCCCAAGCTCGCACGCCTCCGGGGGAAACGCCGGCCCCCCGCCGATCGCACGCTGCGCCGCTGGTTCGCGCCCTACGGGCGGTGGGCCGGGCTGGCCATGTGGCTGGAGGTGACCGCCGACTGGCACGGGGACGCGCCGGGCTGGCCCTGA
- a CDS encoding HNH endonuclease signature motif containing protein codes for MDAAPRAGLGAADLTGTAEAAHALLPLRELPPYSRAELDRWFRGGEPEADACERILAWAARGRGAIDVAIAEGLAALRRGERLAALGFHLDDYAREVLGIGKRAAAGLARLGEGLATRPRLREAMRSGRVGLRAAETVLDAATGDAEAFWVERAAGQTVRELEDGVRRAGGATGREDEDEAWVTLRTQLPEAERLVVDAALEAAGRNMPGSTRAERLEALAQEYLAEFSTDGDHDGARPLGPEFRPALAGERARRAALESEPERWPLLPPIESWPAPEVRFADGATAQEIDRTLRELAAARATLEDVIGACAYAIRRSGMHLRLGFATFRHYVEERLRLPPRAVEQRAEHEERLARSAGLREARRQGVSYERRRILARLPEEEIAPWIPRAKALTCVALRRAVEGEREWQLRAQRKVSVPLPRRVGVLLAAAFETVRKRVGRLVPAGSCLAILGAHFLGQWGDVLKRSPSRSERARARDLGWCQVPGCSHRAAHAHHVLFRSHGGGDEAENQVALCAFHHLRCVHGGYLTVFGRAPDGLTWLLNGAPFTGMGA; via the coding sequence ATGGACGCCGCTCCTCGCGCCGGCCTCGGGGCCGCCGACCTGACGGGCACCGCCGAGGCGGCGCACGCGCTCCTGCCGCTCCGCGAGCTGCCTCCGTACAGCCGGGCGGAGCTGGACCGCTGGTTCCGGGGTGGCGAGCCGGAGGCGGACGCGTGCGAGCGGATCCTGGCGTGGGCGGCGCGGGGGCGCGGCGCGATCGACGTCGCGATCGCCGAGGGGCTGGCGGCGCTCCGCCGCGGCGAGCGGCTCGCGGCGCTGGGCTTCCACCTCGACGACTACGCGCGCGAGGTCCTCGGGATCGGCAAGCGCGCGGCGGCGGGCCTGGCGCGGCTCGGGGAAGGGCTCGCCACGCGCCCGCGCCTGCGGGAGGCGATGCGTTCGGGGCGGGTGGGCCTCCGCGCGGCGGAGACGGTGCTGGACGCGGCGACCGGCGACGCGGAGGCGTTCTGGGTGGAGCGCGCGGCCGGGCAGACGGTGCGGGAGCTGGAGGACGGGGTCCGGCGGGCGGGCGGCGCCACCGGACGGGAGGACGAGGACGAGGCGTGGGTGACGCTGCGCACGCAGCTGCCGGAGGCCGAGCGGCTCGTGGTCGATGCCGCGCTCGAGGCGGCGGGCCGGAACATGCCGGGCTCGACCCGGGCCGAGCGGCTGGAGGCGCTGGCGCAGGAGTACCTGGCGGAGTTCTCGACGGACGGCGATCACGACGGGGCCCGCCCGCTGGGGCCGGAGTTCCGGCCGGCGCTGGCGGGCGAGCGCGCGCGGCGCGCGGCGCTCGAATCGGAGCCGGAACGCTGGCCGCTGCTCCCGCCGATCGAGTCCTGGCCGGCGCCGGAGGTGCGCTTCGCCGACGGCGCGACCGCGCAGGAGATCGACCGGACGCTGCGCGAGCTCGCGGCGGCGCGCGCCACGCTGGAGGACGTCATCGGCGCCTGCGCGTACGCGATCCGCCGGAGCGGCATGCACCTGCGCCTGGGGTTCGCCACGTTCCGCCACTACGTGGAGGAGCGGCTGCGCCTGCCGCCGCGCGCGGTGGAGCAGCGGGCGGAGCACGAGGAGCGGCTGGCGCGGTCCGCGGGGCTCCGCGAGGCGCGCCGGCAGGGGGTCTCGTACGAGCGGCGGCGGATCCTGGCCCGGCTCCCGGAGGAGGAGATCGCGCCGTGGATCCCGCGGGCGAAGGCGCTGACCTGCGTGGCGCTCCGGCGTGCGGTCGAGGGCGAGCGGGAGTGGCAGCTGCGTGCGCAGCGGAAGGTCTCGGTCCCGCTGCCCCGCCGGGTGGGCGTGCTCCTCGCGGCTGCGTTCGAGACGGTCCGGAAGCGGGTGGGGCGCCTCGTGCCGGCCGGATCGTGCCTCGCCATCCTCGGCGCGCACTTCCTGGGGCAGTGGGGGGACGTGCTGAAGCGCTCGCCGAGCCGCTCGGAGCGCGCGCGCGCGCGCGACCTGGGCTGGTGCCAGGTCCCGGGCTGCAGCCACCGCGCGGCCCACGCGCACCACGTGCTGTTCCGGTCGCACGGCGGCGGGGACGAGGCGGAGAACCAGGTGGCGCTCTGCGCGTTCCACCACCTCCGCTGCGTCCACGGCGGCTACCTGACCGTCTTCGGGCGCGCGCCGGATGGCCTCACGTGGCTGCTGAACGGGGCGCCGTTCACGGGGATGGGCGCGTAG
- the secA gene encoding preprotein translocase subunit SecA produces MFNYVLKKVLGTKNERELKRLRPLVARVAELEPRMKALRDEDFPRLVAEWKQQVREKGRTLDDVMPEAFALVREAGVRALGMRHFDVQLIGGAVLHSGKIAEMKTGEGKTLVATLPCVLNALSGRGVHVVTVNDYLARRDAEWMGRLYRFCGLSTGVIVHGLTDRERQQAYGSDITYGQNNEFGFDYLRDNMKFRLQDYVQGELNFAIVDEVDSILIDEARTPLIISGPSDESSELYARVNAVIPSMIRDQDFTVDEKSRTIVMTDAGVEKMEKKLSVQNLYAPEEIETLHHVEQALRAHHIYRNEVDYVVKEGEVLIVDEFTGRLMPGRRWSDGLHQAVEAKEGVKIEAENQTLATISFQNYFRMYSKLAGMTGTADTEAEEFAKTYNIDVVVIPTNQKNVRKDAEDVVYKTEGEKFDALCTEIEQRHGTGQPVLVGTVSVAKSEVVSALLKRRGVPHSVLNAKHHQREAEIVAQAGRKGAVTISTNMAGRGTDIILGGNAEMMAKHEVGPEPDAPMEGEEEQAFLERKADWAKRLEQALEKLKAQTAAEHEEVVKLGGLHIVGTERHESRRIDNQLRGRAGRQGDPGSSIFYLSLEDELMRIFGSDRIQGLMGRMGMKDGEQIEHPWLTKAIEGAQKKVEAHNFDIRKNLLEYDDVMNQQRRSIYRLRRMVLGFGAGVPVVEYEEDPKTRKKTRHEQVFTWADAGEHMLDLVEDLVVEMVGASCPSRVADWDLEGLSANIREQFGVEMKFTPPVGRPQEARRALEEQVFNVVEKLYRAKEEELGKDPEGIPVLRRWEQYLYLQAIDQQWKDHLLSMDHLRQGIGLRGYGQKDPKQEYKKEGYEMFVQMTWRVKSAVIGNLLRLQLVRQETAEELEAKRLAMQRKALQRITASHAESAGDGDAKPAPKQETVVRQHPKVGRNDPCPCGSGKKYKKCHGATEAAV; encoded by the coding sequence ATGTTCAACTACGTCCTGAAGAAGGTCCTCGGCACCAAGAACGAGCGCGAGCTGAAGCGCCTCCGGCCGCTCGTGGCGCGGGTCGCCGAGCTCGAGCCGCGCATGAAGGCGCTCCGGGACGAGGACTTCCCGCGGCTGGTCGCCGAGTGGAAGCAGCAGGTCCGCGAGAAGGGGCGCACGCTCGACGACGTCATGCCGGAGGCGTTCGCGCTGGTGCGCGAGGCGGGCGTCCGCGCGCTCGGGATGCGCCACTTCGACGTGCAGCTCATCGGCGGCGCGGTGCTCCACTCCGGGAAGATCGCCGAGATGAAGACCGGCGAGGGCAAGACGCTGGTCGCGACGCTGCCCTGCGTGCTGAACGCGCTCTCCGGGCGCGGCGTGCACGTCGTGACCGTGAACGACTACCTGGCCCGGCGCGACGCCGAGTGGATGGGCCGGCTGTACCGGTTCTGCGGGCTCAGCACCGGCGTCATCGTCCACGGCCTCACCGACCGCGAGCGCCAGCAGGCCTACGGCTCGGACATCACCTACGGCCAGAACAACGAGTTCGGCTTCGACTACCTGCGCGACAACATGAAGTTCCGCCTCCAGGACTACGTCCAGGGCGAGCTGAACTTCGCCATCGTGGACGAGGTGGACTCGATCCTCATCGACGAGGCGCGCACGCCGCTCATCATCTCCGGCCCGTCGGACGAGTCGTCCGAGCTGTACGCGCGGGTGAACGCGGTCATCCCCTCGATGATCCGCGACCAGGACTTCACGGTGGACGAGAAGAGCCGCACCATCGTGATGACCGACGCGGGCGTGGAGAAGATGGAGAAGAAGCTCTCCGTCCAGAACCTCTACGCGCCCGAGGAGATCGAGACCCTCCACCACGTCGAGCAGGCCCTCCGCGCCCACCACATCTACCGGAACGAGGTGGACTACGTGGTGAAGGAGGGCGAGGTCCTCATCGTGGACGAGTTCACCGGCCGCCTCATGCCGGGCCGGCGCTGGTCGGACGGCCTGCACCAGGCCGTCGAGGCGAAGGAGGGCGTGAAGATCGAGGCGGAGAACCAGACCCTCGCCACCATCTCCTTCCAGAACTACTTCCGCATGTACTCGAAGCTCGCGGGCATGACCGGCACCGCGGACACCGAGGCGGAGGAGTTCGCCAAGACCTACAACATCGACGTCGTCGTCATCCCGACGAACCAGAAGAACGTCCGCAAGGACGCCGAGGACGTCGTCTACAAGACCGAGGGCGAGAAGTTCGACGCGCTCTGCACCGAGATCGAGCAGCGCCACGGCACCGGGCAGCCGGTGCTGGTCGGCACCGTCTCGGTGGCCAAGAGCGAGGTGGTCTCCGCGCTGCTGAAGCGGCGCGGCGTCCCCCACTCCGTCCTGAACGCCAAGCACCACCAGCGCGAGGCCGAGATCGTCGCGCAGGCCGGCCGCAAGGGCGCGGTGACCATCTCCACCAACATGGCCGGCCGCGGCACCGACATCATCCTCGGCGGCAACGCCGAGATGATGGCGAAGCACGAGGTGGGCCCGGAGCCGGACGCGCCCATGGAGGGCGAGGAGGAGCAGGCGTTCCTCGAGCGCAAGGCCGACTGGGCGAAGCGCCTCGAGCAGGCGCTCGAGAAGCTGAAGGCGCAGACCGCCGCCGAGCACGAGGAGGTCGTGAAGCTGGGCGGCCTGCACATCGTCGGCACCGAGCGCCACGAGTCCCGCCGCATCGACAACCAGCTCCGCGGCCGCGCCGGCCGCCAGGGCGACCCCGGCTCCTCGATCTTCTACCTGTCCCTCGAGGACGAGCTCATGCGCATCTTCGGGTCCGACCGGATCCAGGGGCTCATGGGCCGCATGGGCATGAAGGACGGCGAGCAGATCGAGCACCCCTGGCTCACCAAGGCCATCGAGGGCGCGCAGAAGAAGGTCGAGGCGCACAACTTCGACATCCGCAAGAACCTGCTCGAGTACGACGACGTCATGAACCAGCAGCGCCGGTCGATCTACCGGCTGCGCCGCATGGTGCTGGGCTTCGGCGCCGGCGTGCCGGTGGTCGAGTACGAGGAGGACCCCAAGACCAGGAAGAAGACCCGGCACGAGCAGGTGTTCACCTGGGCCGACGCGGGCGAGCACATGCTCGACCTCGTCGAGGACCTGGTGGTCGAGATGGTGGGCGCGAGCTGCCCGAGCCGCGTCGCCGACTGGGACCTCGAGGGCCTGTCGGCAAACATCCGCGAGCAGTTCGGCGTGGAGATGAAGTTCACGCCGCCGGTCGGCCGCCCGCAGGAGGCGCGCCGCGCGCTCGAGGAGCAGGTCTTCAACGTGGTGGAGAAGCTGTACCGGGCCAAGGAGGAGGAGCTCGGGAAGGACCCCGAGGGCATCCCGGTGCTGCGCCGCTGGGAGCAGTACCTGTACCTCCAGGCCATCGACCAGCAGTGGAAGGACCACCTGCTCTCGATGGACCACTTGCGCCAGGGAATCGGCCTGCGCGGCTACGGCCAGAAGGATCCGAAGCAGGAGTACAAGAAGGAGGGCTACGAGATGTTCGTGCAGATGACCTGGCGCGTGAAGAGCGCGGTCATCGGCAACCTCCTCCGCCTGCAGCTCGTCCGCCAGGAGACCGCCGAGGAGCTCGAGGCGAAGCGCCTGGCCATGCAGCGCAAGGCGCTCCAGCGGATCACCGCCAGCCACGCCGAGTCCGCCGGCGACGGCGACGCGAAGCCCGCGCCGAAGCAGGAGACCGTGGTGCGCCAGCACCCGAAGGTCGGCCGCAACGACCCCTGCCCGTGCGGCTCGGGCAAGAAGTACAAGAAGTGCCACGGCGCGACCGAGGCCGCGGTCTAG
- a CDS encoding zinc-dependent alcohol dehydrogenase family protein has product MKAWIIDGKFGLDALRVAERETPRPRAGEVLVRVRAASLNSRDLGVVEGFYFPAQPLPLTPGSDAAGEVAAVGEGVTRVRPGDRVALTFQQAWISGRPDPAALHASTLGGPREGVLAEYALADAEGVVRYPEHLTFAEASTLPIAGVTAWQALFTEAQVGPGSVVVVQGTGGVAAFAIQLARVAGARVIITSRSAAKLERARALGAHDGIDTGVEPAWDERVLALTGGTGADVVVDVAGGDLRRSVNALRWGGQVSLVGLLGGATARLEVVPSLLRRARIQAISVGSREMFEALNRLVALHRLRPAIARTYPFERANEAIAALRAGDHVGKLVVEGAAA; this is encoded by the coding sequence ATGAAGGCGTGGATCATCGACGGGAAGTTCGGGCTGGACGCGCTCCGGGTGGCGGAGCGCGAGACGCCGCGGCCGCGGGCGGGCGAGGTGCTGGTGCGCGTGCGCGCCGCCTCGCTCAACTCCCGCGACCTCGGGGTGGTGGAGGGGTTCTACTTCCCCGCGCAGCCGCTGCCGCTCACCCCCGGCTCGGACGCGGCCGGCGAGGTGGCGGCGGTGGGCGAGGGCGTCACCCGGGTGCGCCCGGGCGATCGCGTGGCGCTCACGTTCCAGCAGGCCTGGATCTCCGGCCGCCCCGACCCGGCGGCGCTGCACGCCTCCACGCTGGGAGGCCCGCGCGAGGGCGTGCTCGCCGAGTACGCCCTCGCCGACGCCGAGGGCGTGGTGCGCTACCCCGAGCACCTCACCTTCGCCGAGGCGTCCACGCTCCCCATCGCCGGCGTGACCGCCTGGCAGGCGCTGTTCACCGAGGCGCAGGTGGGGCCGGGCAGCGTGGTGGTCGTGCAGGGCACCGGGGGCGTGGCGGCGTTCGCGATCCAGCTCGCCCGGGTCGCCGGCGCACGGGTCATCATCACGTCGCGCAGCGCCGCGAAGCTGGAGCGCGCCCGCGCGCTCGGCGCGCACGACGGGATCGACACCGGGGTCGAGCCGGCCTGGGACGAGCGGGTCCTCGCGCTGACCGGCGGGACCGGCGCGGACGTGGTGGTGGACGTGGCGGGCGGAGATCTGCGCCGGTCGGTGAACGCGCTGCGCTGGGGCGGGCAGGTCAGCCTGGTGGGCCTGCTCGGCGGGGCGACCGCGCGGCTCGAGGTGGTCCCGAGCCTCCTGCGGCGCGCGCGCATCCAGGCGATCAGCGTGGGCAGCCGCGAGATGTTCGAGGCGCTCAACCGGCTGGTGGCGCTGCACCGGCTCCGCCCCGCCATCGCGCGGACCTATCCCTTCGAGCGCGCGAACGAGGCCATCGCCGCGCTGCGGGCCGGCGACCACGTCGGCAAGCTCGTGGTCGAGGGCGCCGCGGCGTAG
- a CDS encoding sigma-70 family RNA polymerase sigma factor, with translation MTDAARDFEPHRADLVQVAYRMLGSVAEAEDVVQDAFLRWNGAARDGVESPRAFLIRTVTRLCLDRLSSARARREEYVGTWLPEPLVEPEGTGLAHDLSVALLVTLQRLSPLERAAFLLHDVFDMEFADVAGVLERSEAAVRQLASRARGHVRDARPRFRASDEEARRLADAFQAALTSGDVGTLSRLLAEDAVFYADGGGKRAAVLQPIEGRAAIVQFLEKIVKHPAFPGAKAYERAWINGMPGFVVHGPEGVETLAIEIGDGLVVGIYAVRNPDKLRHLS, from the coding sequence TTGACCGACGCGGCCAGGGACTTCGAGCCGCACCGGGCGGACCTGGTGCAGGTGGCCTACCGGATGCTCGGCTCGGTGGCCGAGGCGGAGGACGTGGTCCAGGACGCGTTCCTGCGCTGGAACGGCGCGGCGCGCGACGGGGTCGAGTCGCCGCGCGCGTTCCTCATCCGCACGGTCACGCGGCTCTGCCTGGACCGCCTGAGCTCCGCGCGCGCGCGGCGGGAGGAGTACGTCGGGACGTGGCTGCCGGAGCCGCTGGTCGAGCCGGAGGGCACGGGGCTGGCGCACGATCTCTCGGTGGCGCTGCTCGTCACCTTGCAGCGCCTCTCGCCGCTCGAGCGCGCGGCGTTCCTGCTCCACGACGTGTTCGACATGGAGTTCGCGGACGTCGCGGGCGTGCTGGAGCGCTCCGAGGCCGCGGTCCGCCAGCTCGCGTCGCGCGCGCGGGGGCACGTGCGCGACGCGAGGCCGCGCTTCCGCGCGTCCGACGAGGAGGCGCGGCGGCTCGCCGACGCGTTCCAGGCGGCGCTGACCAGCGGCGACGTCGGCACGCTCTCGCGGCTGCTCGCGGAGGACGCGGTGTTCTACGCGGACGGCGGTGGCAAGCGCGCGGCGGTGCTCCAGCCGATCGAGGGCCGGGCCGCCATCGTGCAGTTCCTCGAGAAGATCGTGAAGCACCCCGCGTTCCCGGGCGCGAAGGCCTACGAGCGCGCCTGGATCAACGGCATGCCGGGGTTCGTGGTGCACGGCCCCGAGGGCGTCGAGACGCTGGCGATCGAGATCGGCGACGGGCTGGTGGTGGGGATCTACGCCGTCCGCAACCCGGACAAGCTCCGCCACCTCTCGTAG
- a CDS encoding acyl-CoA thioesterase, producing the protein MAFRIRQPVRHPDVDRAGIVYFPRFYDFFHRALEDFFTAEVGIPFWDLGDQLKVALPVVRIETDFEKPLQHGDAVTIQLTTLHIGAHSISIRYDVFRPNEADAAASSTIVLCCIEVPAWKKAPIPPEIRAAFEKHRV; encoded by the coding sequence ATGGCCTTCCGCATCCGCCAGCCGGTCCGCCACCCCGACGTCGATCGCGCCGGGATCGTGTACTTCCCGCGCTTCTACGACTTCTTCCACCGCGCGCTGGAGGACTTCTTCACCGCCGAGGTCGGCATCCCGTTCTGGGATCTCGGCGACCAGCTCAAGGTCGCGCTGCCGGTGGTGCGCATCGAGACCGACTTCGAGAAGCCGCTGCAGCACGGCGACGCGGTGACGATCCAGCTCACCACGCTGCACATCGGCGCGCACTCGATCTCGATCCGCTACGACGTCTTCCGGCCGAACGAGGCCGACGCCGCCGCCAGCTCGACGATCGTGCTCTGCTGCATCGAGGTGCCCGCCTGGAAGAAGGCGCCCATCCCGCCGGAGATCCGCGCGGCGTTCGAGAAGCACCGGGTGTAG
- a CDS encoding BamA/TamA family outer membrane protein yields the protein MRLAARPATVLLLLSAAVHAAAAPPPAPAPGPAPAAAAVTAGAAAASASDTPPPAAEPGERTAETAAHPEGHVAAAEAERHGNRWFALPVLFWLPETRLGFGATGGLHLDLRGAPRPSSVFVGAVYTLERQGSVDVAGEIYLPNGMLLSGRTRVVHFPDVFYGIGPHTTAEDREKFTRRGAEAVVTAELPVLPNLRIGPRVDLRAEEIQDREPGGLLARGTVAGWDGYTAASAGASATYDTRDSTFWPMRGTVLQAWYVYAPAALGRRHATFGRGVAEARHFVPLGHRRVLGLHAYAEGAHGDPPFTLLPKLGSTRFLRGIREGRYRDRVDWVTQAELRTPVVGRLGAAAFAAVGDVAPSLRALTLQSVKASGGAGLRWRLTEDGANIRVDVAASRLGVELYVLVLEAF from the coding sequence ATGCGCCTCGCCGCCCGCCCCGCGACCGTCCTGCTGCTGCTCTCCGCCGCCGTCCACGCCGCCGCGGCCCCGCCTCCCGCCCCTGCGCCCGGCCCCGCCCCGGCCGCCGCCGCTGTGACGGCGGGGGCCGCCGCCGCGAGCGCGTCCGACACCCCGCCGCCCGCCGCCGAGCCGGGGGAGCGCACCGCCGAGACCGCCGCGCACCCGGAGGGCCACGTGGCCGCCGCGGAGGCGGAGCGCCACGGCAACCGCTGGTTCGCGCTGCCGGTCCTGTTCTGGCTGCCGGAGACGCGGCTCGGCTTCGGCGCCACCGGCGGCCTGCACCTCGACCTCCGCGGCGCGCCGCGGCCGTCGAGCGTGTTCGTGGGCGCGGTCTACACGCTGGAGCGGCAGGGCTCGGTGGACGTCGCCGGCGAGATCTACCTGCCGAACGGCATGCTGCTGAGCGGCCGCACGCGCGTGGTCCACTTCCCGGACGTCTTCTACGGGATCGGGCCCCACACCACCGCCGAGGACCGCGAGAAGTTCACCCGCCGCGGCGCCGAGGCGGTCGTCACCGCCGAGCTGCCGGTGCTGCCGAACCTCCGCATCGGACCGCGGGTGGACCTGCGCGCCGAGGAGATCCAGGACCGCGAGCCGGGCGGCCTGCTGGCGCGCGGCACGGTGGCGGGCTGGGACGGCTACACCGCCGCCTCGGCCGGCGCGAGCGCCACCTACGACACGCGCGACAGCACGTTCTGGCCGATGCGCGGGACGGTGCTGCAGGCCTGGTACGTGTACGCGCCGGCGGCGCTGGGGCGGCGGCACGCCACCTTCGGCCGCGGCGTGGCGGAGGCGCGCCACTTCGTGCCGCTCGGCCACCGCCGCGTGCTCGGCCTGCACGCCTACGCCGAGGGCGCGCACGGCGATCCGCCCTTCACCCTGCTGCCGAAGCTCGGCAGCACCCGGTTCCTGCGCGGGATCCGCGAGGGGCGCTACCGCGACCGCGTGGACTGGGTCACGCAGGCGGAGCTCCGCACGCCGGTGGTGGGCCGCCTCGGCGCGGCCGCGTTCGCGGCGGTGGGCGACGTGGCGCCCTCGCTGCGCGCGCTCACGCTGCAGTCGGTGAAGGCCTCCGGCGGCGCCGGCCTGCGGTGGCGGCTCACCGAGGACGGCGCGAACATCCGGGTGGACGTCGCGGCGAGCCGGCTGGGCGTCGAGCTGTACGTGCTCGTGCTGGAGGCGTTCTAG
- a CDS encoding Lrp/AsnC ligand binding domain-containing protein, with product MKAAFVLVKCELGRIEEVANALMEIEGVSEVHSVTGTWDLLVKLYAPEYDAFGDLIPDQVQKVAGVRDTETLLAFRAFKPLA from the coding sequence ATGAAGGCAGCGTTCGTGCTGGTGAAGTGCGAGCTGGGCCGCATCGAGGAGGTGGCGAACGCGCTCATGGAGATCGAGGGCGTGTCCGAGGTCCACTCCGTCACCGGCACCTGGGACCTGCTGGTGAAGCTGTACGCCCCCGAGTACGACGCCTTCGGAGATCTCATCCCCGACCAGGTCCAGAAGGTGGCCGGCGTCCGCGACACCGAGACGCTGCTCGCCTTCCGCGCGTTCAAGCCGCTCGCCTGA